The Rhododendron vialii isolate Sample 1 chromosome 6a, ASM3025357v1 genome includes a window with the following:
- the LOC131331270 gene encoding protein MRG1-like isoform X6: MEILRSLSRVEKKVSASSTLSLMSNWDEWVSMDRLMKFTEENVQKQVVFNKKKSTEKITKTGEVVFLVSCDLNTFAVARGKKRKIDSVEKEKDNLTPEKLLNILLPSTLKKQLVDDCEFITHLGKLVRLPRNPNVDDILKKYLDHRLKKDGAIADSIEEILNGLRCYFDKALPAMLLYKSERQQYQDATADHVSPSTVYGAEHLLRLFVKLPEMLYYANIEEETLKELQQKLLDFLKFLQKNQSSFFLSTYQTLESSDACTKKQDD; the protein is encoded by the exons ATGGAGATTCTACGTTCATTATCTC GGGTGGAAAAAAAGGTGAGTGCATCCTCTACGTTGTCACTCATGTCAAA TTGGGATGAATGGGTCAGCATGGATCGTCTAATGAAATTTACTGAAGAGAATGTGCAGAAACAGGTGGtgtttaacaagaaaaagagtACAGAGAAGATCACAAAGACCGGAG AAGTGGTCTTTCTTGTAAGCTGTGATTTGAATACTTTTGCAGTGGCAAGAGGGAAGAAGCGGAAGATTGACTCTGTTGAAAAG GAGAAGGACAATTTGACACCAGAAAAGCTACTCAACATCCTTCTTCCATCCACATTGAAGAAGCAATTAGTTGACGACTGTGAGTTTATTACTCATTTGGGCAAG CTTGTAAGACTTCCACGTAATCCAAATGTTGATGATATATTGAAGAAGTATCTTGATCACAGGTTGAAGAAGGATGGCGC GATAGCTGATTCAATTGAAGAAATTCTAAATGGTTTACGTTGTTACTTCGACAAAGCATTGCCAGCTATGCTTCTCTACAAAAGTGAGCGCCAGCAATACCAAGACGCAACTGCAGATCATGTCTCTCCTTCAACTGTGTATGGTGCTGAACATCTATTACGACTCTTTG TTAAGTTGCCGGAGATGCTATACTATGCCAACATTGAAGAGGAGACACTTAAGGAGTTACAACAGAAGCTACTGGACTTTCTCAA ATTCCTGCAGAAAAATCAAAGTTCGTTCTTCTTATCTACTTACCAGACCCTGGAAAGTTCTGATGCATGCACTAAGAAACAAGATGATTGA
- the LOC131331270 gene encoding protein MRG1-like isoform X4 has translation MGSSTAGVTVTDDSAAAISDEDGATTDTDVDVKGAVDSSLPSDPSPFSQGEKVLAFFQNHVYPAKVQKVDVRLKEWRFYVHYLGWKKSWDEWVSMDRLMKFTEENVQKQVVFNKKKSTEKITKTGEVVFLVSCDLNTFAVARGKKRKIDSVEKEKDNLTPEKLLNILLPSTLKKQLVDDCEFITHLGKLVRLPRNPNVDDILKKYLDHRLKKDGAIADSIEEILNGLRCYFDKALPAMLLYKSERQQYQDATADHVSPSTVYGAEHLLRLFGMLLFDVQKATLS, from the exons ATGGGGAGCTCAACCGCGGGGGTTACGGTTACGGACGACTCTGCCGCCGCCATCTCCGACGAGGACGGCGCCACCACCGACACCGACGTCGACGTCAAAGGTGCCGTCGACTCTTCTCTTCCCTCCGATCCCAGCCCCTTCTCCCAAGGCGAGAAGGTCCTCGCCTTCTTTCAGAATCACGTTTACCCTGCcaag GTGCAAAAAGTTGATGTCCGACTGAAGGAATGGAGATTCTACGTTCATTATCTC GGGTGGAAAAAAAG TTGGGATGAATGGGTCAGCATGGATCGTCTAATGAAATTTACTGAAGAGAATGTGCAGAAACAGGTGGtgtttaacaagaaaaagagtACAGAGAAGATCACAAAGACCGGAG AAGTGGTCTTTCTTGTAAGCTGTGATTTGAATACTTTTGCAGTGGCAAGAGGGAAGAAGCGGAAGATTGACTCTGTTGAAAAG GAGAAGGACAATTTGACACCAGAAAAGCTACTCAACATCCTTCTTCCATCCACATTGAAGAAGCAATTAGTTGACGACTGTGAGTTTATTACTCATTTGGGCAAG CTTGTAAGACTTCCACGTAATCCAAATGTTGATGATATATTGAAGAAGTATCTTGATCACAGGTTGAAGAAGGATGGCGC GATAGCTGATTCAATTGAAGAAATTCTAAATGGTTTACGTTGTTACTTCGACAAAGCATTGCCAGCTATGCTTCTCTACAAAAGTGAGCGCCAGCAATACCAAGACGCAACTGCAGATCATGTCTCTCCTTCAACTGTGTATGGTGCTGAACATCTATTACGACTCTTTGGTATGCTACTCTTTGACGTTCAGAAAGCTACTTTGAGTTGA
- the LOC131331270 gene encoding protein MRG1-like isoform X5: MGSSTAGVTVTDDSAAAISDEDGATTDTDVDVKGAVDSSLPSDPSPFSQGEKVLAFFQNHVYPAKVQKVDVRLKEWRFYVHYLGWKKSWDEWVSMDRLMKFTEENVQKQVVFNKKKSTEKITKTGVARGKKRKIDSVEKLVRLPRNPNVDDILKKYLDHRLKKDGAIADSIEEILNGLRCYFDKALPAMLLYKSERQQYQDATADHVSPSTVYGAEHLLRLFVKLPEMLYYANIEEETLKELQQKLLDFLKFLQKNQSSFFLSTYQTLESSDACTKKQDD, from the exons ATGGGGAGCTCAACCGCGGGGGTTACGGTTACGGACGACTCTGCCGCCGCCATCTCCGACGAGGACGGCGCCACCACCGACACCGACGTCGACGTCAAAGGTGCCGTCGACTCTTCTCTTCCCTCCGATCCCAGCCCCTTCTCCCAAGGCGAGAAGGTCCTCGCCTTCTTTCAGAATCACGTTTACCCTGCcaag GTGCAAAAAGTTGATGTCCGACTGAAGGAATGGAGATTCTACGTTCATTATCTC GGGTGGAAAAAAAG TTGGGATGAATGGGTCAGCATGGATCGTCTAATGAAATTTACTGAAGAGAATGTGCAGAAACAGGTGGtgtttaacaagaaaaagagtACAGAGAAGATCACAAAGACCGGAG TGGCAAGAGGGAAGAAGCGGAAGATTGACTCTGTTGAAAAG CTTGTAAGACTTCCACGTAATCCAAATGTTGATGATATATTGAAGAAGTATCTTGATCACAGGTTGAAGAAGGATGGCGC GATAGCTGATTCAATTGAAGAAATTCTAAATGGTTTACGTTGTTACTTCGACAAAGCATTGCCAGCTATGCTTCTCTACAAAAGTGAGCGCCAGCAATACCAAGACGCAACTGCAGATCATGTCTCTCCTTCAACTGTGTATGGTGCTGAACATCTATTACGACTCTTTG TTAAGTTGCCGGAGATGCTATACTATGCCAACATTGAAGAGGAGACACTTAAGGAGTTACAACAGAAGCTACTGGACTTTCTCAA ATTCCTGCAGAAAAATCAAAGTTCGTTCTTCTTATCTACTTACCAGACCCTGGAAAGTTCTGATGCATGCACTAAGAAACAAGATGATTGA
- the LOC131331270 gene encoding protein MRG1-like isoform X3 has translation MGSSTAGVTVTDDSAAAISDEDGATTDTDVDVKGAVDSSLPSDPSPFSQGEKVLAFFQNHVYPAKVQKVDVRLKEWRFYVHYLGWKKSWDEWVSMDRLMKFTEENVQKQVVFNKKKSTEKITKTGEVVFLVSCDLNTFAVARGKKRKIDSVEKLVRLPRNPNVDDILKKYLDHRLKKDGAIADSIEEILNGLRCYFDKALPAMLLYKSERQQYQDATADHVSPSTVYGAEHLLRLFVKLPEMLYYANIEEETLKELQQKLLDFLKFLQKNQSSFFLSTYQTLESSDACTKKQDD, from the exons ATGGGGAGCTCAACCGCGGGGGTTACGGTTACGGACGACTCTGCCGCCGCCATCTCCGACGAGGACGGCGCCACCACCGACACCGACGTCGACGTCAAAGGTGCCGTCGACTCTTCTCTTCCCTCCGATCCCAGCCCCTTCTCCCAAGGCGAGAAGGTCCTCGCCTTCTTTCAGAATCACGTTTACCCTGCcaag GTGCAAAAAGTTGATGTCCGACTGAAGGAATGGAGATTCTACGTTCATTATCTC GGGTGGAAAAAAAG TTGGGATGAATGGGTCAGCATGGATCGTCTAATGAAATTTACTGAAGAGAATGTGCAGAAACAGGTGGtgtttaacaagaaaaagagtACAGAGAAGATCACAAAGACCGGAG AAGTGGTCTTTCTTGTAAGCTGTGATTTGAATACTTTTGCAGTGGCAAGAGGGAAGAAGCGGAAGATTGACTCTGTTGAAAAG CTTGTAAGACTTCCACGTAATCCAAATGTTGATGATATATTGAAGAAGTATCTTGATCACAGGTTGAAGAAGGATGGCGC GATAGCTGATTCAATTGAAGAAATTCTAAATGGTTTACGTTGTTACTTCGACAAAGCATTGCCAGCTATGCTTCTCTACAAAAGTGAGCGCCAGCAATACCAAGACGCAACTGCAGATCATGTCTCTCCTTCAACTGTGTATGGTGCTGAACATCTATTACGACTCTTTG TTAAGTTGCCGGAGATGCTATACTATGCCAACATTGAAGAGGAGACACTTAAGGAGTTACAACAGAAGCTACTGGACTTTCTCAA ATTCCTGCAGAAAAATCAAAGTTCGTTCTTCTTATCTACTTACCAGACCCTGGAAAGTTCTGATGCATGCACTAAGAAACAAGATGATTGA
- the LOC131331270 gene encoding protein MRG1-like isoform X2 — MGSSTAGVTVTDDSAAAISDEDGATTDTDVDVKGAVDSSLPSDPSPFSQGEKVLAFFQNHVYPAKVQKVDVRLKEWRFYVHYLGWKKSWDEWVSMDRLMKFTEENVQKQVVFNKKKSTEKITKTGVARGKKRKIDSVEKEKDNLTPEKLLNILLPSTLKKQLVDDCEFITHLGKLVRLPRNPNVDDILKKYLDHRLKKDGAIADSIEEILNGLRCYFDKALPAMLLYKSERQQYQDATADHVSPSTVYGAEHLLRLFVKLPEMLYYANIEEETLKELQQKLLDFLKFLQKNQSSFFLSTYQTLESSDACTKKQDD; from the exons ATGGGGAGCTCAACCGCGGGGGTTACGGTTACGGACGACTCTGCCGCCGCCATCTCCGACGAGGACGGCGCCACCACCGACACCGACGTCGACGTCAAAGGTGCCGTCGACTCTTCTCTTCCCTCCGATCCCAGCCCCTTCTCCCAAGGCGAGAAGGTCCTCGCCTTCTTTCAGAATCACGTTTACCCTGCcaag GTGCAAAAAGTTGATGTCCGACTGAAGGAATGGAGATTCTACGTTCATTATCTC GGGTGGAAAAAAAG TTGGGATGAATGGGTCAGCATGGATCGTCTAATGAAATTTACTGAAGAGAATGTGCAGAAACAGGTGGtgtttaacaagaaaaagagtACAGAGAAGATCACAAAGACCGGAG TGGCAAGAGGGAAGAAGCGGAAGATTGACTCTGTTGAAAAG GAGAAGGACAATTTGACACCAGAAAAGCTACTCAACATCCTTCTTCCATCCACATTGAAGAAGCAATTAGTTGACGACTGTGAGTTTATTACTCATTTGGGCAAG CTTGTAAGACTTCCACGTAATCCAAATGTTGATGATATATTGAAGAAGTATCTTGATCACAGGTTGAAGAAGGATGGCGC GATAGCTGATTCAATTGAAGAAATTCTAAATGGTTTACGTTGTTACTTCGACAAAGCATTGCCAGCTATGCTTCTCTACAAAAGTGAGCGCCAGCAATACCAAGACGCAACTGCAGATCATGTCTCTCCTTCAACTGTGTATGGTGCTGAACATCTATTACGACTCTTTG TTAAGTTGCCGGAGATGCTATACTATGCCAACATTGAAGAGGAGACACTTAAGGAGTTACAACAGAAGCTACTGGACTTTCTCAA ATTCCTGCAGAAAAATCAAAGTTCGTTCTTCTTATCTACTTACCAGACCCTGGAAAGTTCTGATGCATGCACTAAGAAACAAGATGATTGA
- the LOC131331270 gene encoding protein MRG1-like isoform X1, with protein MGSSTAGVTVTDDSAAAISDEDGATTDTDVDVKGAVDSSLPSDPSPFSQGEKVLAFFQNHVYPAKVQKVDVRLKEWRFYVHYLGWKKSWDEWVSMDRLMKFTEENVQKQVVFNKKKSTEKITKTGEVVFLVSCDLNTFAVARGKKRKIDSVEKEKDNLTPEKLLNILLPSTLKKQLVDDCEFITHLGKLVRLPRNPNVDDILKKYLDHRLKKDGAIADSIEEILNGLRCYFDKALPAMLLYKSERQQYQDATADHVSPSTVYGAEHLLRLFVKLPEMLYYANIEEETLKELQQKLLDFLKFLQKNQSSFFLSTYQTLESSDACTKKQDD; from the exons ATGGGGAGCTCAACCGCGGGGGTTACGGTTACGGACGACTCTGCCGCCGCCATCTCCGACGAGGACGGCGCCACCACCGACACCGACGTCGACGTCAAAGGTGCCGTCGACTCTTCTCTTCCCTCCGATCCCAGCCCCTTCTCCCAAGGCGAGAAGGTCCTCGCCTTCTTTCAGAATCACGTTTACCCTGCcaag GTGCAAAAAGTTGATGTCCGACTGAAGGAATGGAGATTCTACGTTCATTATCTC GGGTGGAAAAAAAG TTGGGATGAATGGGTCAGCATGGATCGTCTAATGAAATTTACTGAAGAGAATGTGCAGAAACAGGTGGtgtttaacaagaaaaagagtACAGAGAAGATCACAAAGACCGGAG AAGTGGTCTTTCTTGTAAGCTGTGATTTGAATACTTTTGCAGTGGCAAGAGGGAAGAAGCGGAAGATTGACTCTGTTGAAAAG GAGAAGGACAATTTGACACCAGAAAAGCTACTCAACATCCTTCTTCCATCCACATTGAAGAAGCAATTAGTTGACGACTGTGAGTTTATTACTCATTTGGGCAAG CTTGTAAGACTTCCACGTAATCCAAATGTTGATGATATATTGAAGAAGTATCTTGATCACAGGTTGAAGAAGGATGGCGC GATAGCTGATTCAATTGAAGAAATTCTAAATGGTTTACGTTGTTACTTCGACAAAGCATTGCCAGCTATGCTTCTCTACAAAAGTGAGCGCCAGCAATACCAAGACGCAACTGCAGATCATGTCTCTCCTTCAACTGTGTATGGTGCTGAACATCTATTACGACTCTTTG TTAAGTTGCCGGAGATGCTATACTATGCCAACATTGAAGAGGAGACACTTAAGGAGTTACAACAGAAGCTACTGGACTTTCTCAA ATTCCTGCAGAAAAATCAAAGTTCGTTCTTCTTATCTACTTACCAGACCCTGGAAAGTTCTGATGCATGCACTAAGAAACAAGATGATTGA